One part of the Lotus japonicus ecotype B-129 chromosome 2, LjGifu_v1.2 genome encodes these proteins:
- the LOC130736014 gene encoding secreted RxLR effector protein 161-like: MKEFDMTDMGSMNYFLGIEVIQKENGIFICQRRYALEVLKKYGMQESNMVATPIVPGSKLDKDSKGTKVDATFFKELVGSLFYLTSTRPDMMYITSLLSKYMSNPTKLHMQAAKRALRYLKGIVDYGLFYKHCTNIKLLGFTDSDYAGDVEDSKSTSGYVFMLSSAAISWSSKKQPIVTLSTT; encoded by the coding sequence ATGAAGGAGTTTGACATGACTGATATGGGGAGCATGAACTATTTTCTTGGAATTGAAGTTATTCAAAAGGAGAATGGGATTTTCATTTGCCAACGAAGGTATGCTCTCGAGGTTCTTAAAAAGTATGGTATGCAAGAAAGTAATATGGTTGCAACACCAATTGTGCCAGGTTCAAAACTGGATAAAGATTCCAAAGGAACAAAAGTGGATGCCACTTTCTTCAAGGAACTGGTTGGGAGTTTGTTTTATCTAACATCAACAAGGCCAGATATGATGTATATCACAAGTTTGCTGAGCAAGTACATGTCCAATCCTACAAAATTACACATGCAGGCAGCAAAGCGTGCTTTGAGGTATTTAAAAGGAATAGTTGATTATGGTCTCTTCTACAAGCACTGTACAAACATAAAGCTACTTGGATTCACAGATAGTGATTATGCGGGAGATGTGGAGGACAGCAAAAGCACAAGTGGTTATGTATTTATGCTAAGCTCAGCAGCCATATCTTGGAGTTCAAAGAAGCAACCAATTGTAACCTTATCAACAACATAG